In a genomic window of Aggregatimonas sangjinii:
- the infC gene encoding translation initiation factor IF-3, translating to MRKRFRPQPRRENKNPHKINKKILAPEVRLVGDNVEVGVYPIRVALDKADEAGLDLVEISPNAAPPVCKIIDYKKFLYEQKKREKAMKAKASKVVVKEIRFGPNTDDHDYEFKKKHAEKFLKDGAKLKAYVFFKGRSIVYKDQGEILLLRLASELEELGKVEQMPRLEGKRMTMFIAPKTKK from the coding sequence ATACGTAAAAGATTTAGGCCCCAGCCTAGGAGGGAAAATAAAAACCCTCATAAAATAAACAAGAAAATTTTAGCTCCCGAAGTTCGATTGGTCGGTGACAATGTCGAAGTGGGTGTTTACCCTATTCGAGTCGCACTGGACAAAGCCGACGAAGCGGGATTGGATTTAGTCGAGATTTCGCCGAATGCGGCACCGCCTGTATGTAAGATCATCGACTACAAGAAGTTTCTTTACGAACAGAAGAAACGCGAGAAGGCGATGAAGGCGAAAGCCTCGAAGGTGGTCGTAAAAGAAATCCGGTTCGGACCGAATACGGATGATCACGATTACGAGTTTAAAAAGAAGCACGCCGAGAAGTTCTTAAAAGATGGTGCGAAGCTAAAGGCTTACGTTTTCTTTAAAGGACGGTCTATCGTTTATAAGGATCAAGGTGAAATTTTGTTATTGCGCCTTGCCTCGGAATTGGAGGAATTAGGAAAGGTAGAACAAATGCCGCGATTGGAAGGGAAGCGAATGACCATGTTCATTGCTCCGAAAACGAAGAAATAA
- the rpmI gene encoding 50S ribosomal protein L35 encodes MPKQKTKSSAKKRFKLTGTGKIKRKHAFKSHILTKKSKKRKLALTHDTLVHPADVNSIKEQLRLK; translated from the coding sequence ATGCCTAAACAGAAAACAAAATCGAGTGCCAAGAAGCGTTTTAAGCTTACCGGCACCGGTAAAATCAAAAGAAAGCACGCTTTCAAGAGTCATATCTTGACCAAGAAATCGAAAAAGCGCAAGCTAGCTTTAACACATGACACCTTGGTACACCCAGCGGATGTCAACAGTATTAAAGAGCAATTACGATTAAAGTAA
- the rplT gene encoding 50S ribosomal protein L20 has translation MPRSVNAVASRARRKKVMKQAKGYFGRRKNVWTVAKNAVEKAMLYAYRDRKNKKRTFRALWITRINAGARMHGMSYSQFMGKVKASGIELNRKVLADLAMNHPAAFKAIVEKVK, from the coding sequence ATGCCAAGATCAGTAAATGCAGTTGCTTCTAGAGCCAGAAGAAAAAAGGTGATGAAGCAAGCCAAAGGTTACTTTGGAAGACGTAAAAACGTATGGACCGTCGCGAAGAACGCGGTTGAAAAAGCAATGTTATACGCCTACCGTGACCGAAAGAACAAGAAAAGAACCTTTCGTGCCCTATGGATTACGAGGATTAACGCCGGAGCGCGAATGCACGGGATGTCGTATTCCCAATTTATGGGAAAAGTAAAAGCTAGCGGAATTGAATTGAATCGCAAGGTGTTGGCCGATTTGGCCATGAACCATCCTGCGGCTTTCAAGGCCATTGTAGAAAAAGTAAAATAG
- a CDS encoding secondary thiamine-phosphate synthase enzyme YjbQ, with protein sequence MIFHQKELRLKAYARGFHLITETVLESFPEIAQIQSGMLQVFIKHTSASLTINENADPTVRQDFESHMNVMVPENAKYYIHNYEGPDDMPAHIKASLMGASVQIPITDGMLNLGIWQGIYLCEHRDHASGRNIVISAYGT encoded by the coding sequence ATGATTTTCCATCAAAAAGAACTCCGCCTAAAAGCGTATGCAAGAGGGTTTCATTTAATTACGGAAACCGTTCTCGAAAGTTTTCCCGAAATAGCCCAAATCCAATCTGGAATGCTGCAGGTGTTTATCAAGCATACTTCCGCAAGTTTGACCATCAACGAAAATGCAGACCCTACTGTTCGTCAGGATTTTGAAAGCCATATGAATGTAATGGTTCCTGAAAATGCGAAGTACTACATCCATAACTACGAAGGTCCGGACGACATGCCAGCGCATATCAAAGCCTCTTTGATGGGCGCATCCGTTCAAATTCCGATAACCGACGGGATGTTGAATTTGGGTATATGGCAAGGCATTTATCTGTGCGAGCATCGTGATCACGCGAGCGGAAGAAATATCGTCATATCCGCGTATGGAACCTGA
- a CDS encoding HAD family hydrolase, which yields MDLSNIKMVVSDMDGTLLNSNHEVSHRFFELFEKLKKRDILFVAASGRQYNSILDKLQDIKNEIVIVAENGGYVMRKDEELLSTLLPKYQQDIILKTLSEIANINTVLCGKEHAYLTGESDAFANMLRQYYSAFEIVEDLRQVETDILKIAIYHYESSEAHIYPSVQHLEGDLKVKISGPNWVDISSPNAHKGFALQKLQERYDITPAETMVFGDYNNDLEMLALADFSFAMANAHPNVKQVAKFQTASNDNFGVERILEQLVLASS from the coding sequence ATGGATTTATCGAATATTAAAATGGTGGTCTCCGACATGGATGGTACCTTATTGAATTCCAATCATGAGGTGAGCCATCGCTTTTTTGAACTCTTTGAAAAATTGAAGAAACGAGATATTCTCTTTGTTGCGGCTAGCGGAAGACAGTACAATAGTATTCTAGACAAACTACAAGATATTAAAAACGAAATCGTCATCGTCGCAGAGAATGGTGGTTATGTTATGCGCAAAGATGAAGAATTACTCTCCACTTTATTGCCCAAATATCAGCAAGACATTATTTTAAAAACACTTTCCGAAATTGCGAATATCAATACTGTATTGTGCGGGAAAGAGCACGCCTACCTTACTGGGGAATCGGATGCCTTTGCCAACATGCTACGACAATATTACTCCGCTTTTGAAATCGTTGAGGACTTGCGTCAAGTAGAAACCGACATTCTGAAAATCGCCATTTATCATTACGAAAGTTCAGAGGCACATATCTATCCTTCCGTACAACATTTGGAAGGAGATTTAAAAGTAAAAATCTCCGGTCCAAATTGGGTCGACATTTCAAGTCCGAATGCCCATAAAGGTTTCGCACTTCAGAAACTTCAAGAGCGTTACGATATTACTCCCGCAGAAACCATGGTTTTCGGTGATTACAATAATGATCTGGAAATGTTGGCGCTAGCCGATTTTAGCTTTGCCATGGCAAATGCGCACCCGAATGTGAAACAAGTTGCCAAATTTCAAACGGCCAGTAATGACAATTTTGGAGTGGAGCGGATTTTGGAGCAATTGGTTCTTGCCTCATCTTGA
- a CDS encoding asparagine synthetase B translates to MRSFFPLICILFSVHMSASSILIPMDAEGQKNHLKAYGITYWVLSKQQKVQWLLNYRGGSFLLPDGDAIRKECQIRGVSFEILSDGQAQGILDDISSPSMNQEAVILEKAPRIAVYSPKGNQPWDDAVTMVLTYAEIPYETVYDEEVLEDKLVLYDWLHLHHEDFTGQYGKFYGSYRAAPWYIEQKQNAEALANKLGFSKVSEEKRAVALKIRNYVIGGGFMFAMCSATDSFDIALAADGVDICEPMFDGDPSEANYQSKLDFKKTFAFQDFVLERSPLQYEFSSIDMTAKRRIPKESDYFSLMDFSAKWDPVPTMLCQNHTALVKGFMGQTTSFDRKGIKPTVMVLGENKINQEARYIHGIKGKGFFTFYGGHDPEDYQHRVGDPKTELELHPTSPGYRLILNNVLFPAAQKKKQKT, encoded by the coding sequence ATGAGAAGTTTTTTTCCTTTGATTTGTATTCTCTTTTCTGTACATATGTCAGCCTCGTCAATCCTAATTCCTATGGATGCCGAGGGCCAAAAAAATCATCTAAAAGCATACGGAATAACGTATTGGGTGCTCTCCAAACAACAAAAAGTGCAATGGCTGCTCAACTACCGTGGCGGCTCCTTTTTGTTACCTGATGGAGATGCCATTCGCAAGGAATGTCAAATCAGGGGGGTTTCCTTTGAAATCTTATCGGACGGTCAGGCGCAGGGTATTTTGGATGATATCAGCAGCCCTTCTATGAACCAAGAAGCGGTCATTTTGGAGAAGGCACCGAGAATTGCGGTCTATTCCCCAAAAGGAAACCAGCCCTGGGACGACGCGGTAACCATGGTGTTGACCTATGCTGAGATTCCCTATGAAACGGTATATGACGAAGAGGTACTTGAGGATAAATTGGTGCTATACGATTGGTTGCACCTGCATCACGAGGATTTTACGGGGCAATATGGTAAATTCTACGGATCCTATCGGGCGGCACCTTGGTACATCGAGCAGAAACAAAACGCAGAGGCTCTGGCAAATAAGCTAGGCTTTAGCAAGGTGTCGGAAGAAAAGCGGGCCGTAGCACTTAAAATCCGGAACTATGTTATCGGTGGCGGATTTATGTTCGCCATGTGTTCTGCAACCGATAGCTTCGATATCGCCTTGGCGGCAGACGGAGTGGATATTTGCGAACCCATGTTCGATGGCGATCCTTCCGAGGCCAATTACCAGAGCAAACTGGACTTTAAAAAGACCTTTGCATTTCAGGATTTTGTCTTGGAAAGAAGTCCGTTGCAATACGAATTTTCGTCCATCGATATGACAGCCAAAAGGCGTATTCCGAAAGAATCGGATTATTTTTCCTTAATGGATTTCTCCGCTAAATGGGATCCTGTACCAACGATGCTCTGCCAAAATCATACGGCACTGGTCAAAGGCTTTATGGGACAAACCACTTCCTTTGATCGAAAAGGAATTAAACCGACGGTCATGGTGTTGGGGGAAAACAAAATCAACCAAGAAGCACGTTATATCCACGGGATAAAGGGAAAAGGGTTTTTCACTTTCTACGGTGGGCATGACCCCGAAGACTACCAACATCGGGTAGGGGACCCCAAAACGGAGTTGGAGCTGCACCCGACCTCCCCTGGGTACCGCCTAATTCTAAACAACGTATTATTCCCCGCTGCGCAGAAGAAAAAGCAAAAAACCTAA
- the dnaB gene encoding replicative DNA helicase, giving the protein MERTEPLIARKIDKSTIINLERGKIPPQAVDLEEVVLGAMMIDKKGVDEVIDILHPEVFYKDAHRHIYEAIFKLFETSEPVDLLTVSSQLKKDGNLEVIGGDFYLIKLTQKVASSAHIEFHARIILQKYIQRSLIKISNEIIEEAYDEGTDVFDLLDAAESKLYDVTQGNLKRSAETAQNLVIQAKKRIEEIANKEGLSGIPSGFDKVDKLTSGWQPSDLIIVAARPGMGKTALTLSMAKNMAVNHGIPVAFFSCEMSSVQLITRLISSETGLSSEKLRTGKLEKHEWEQLNVKVKALETAPLFIDDTPSLSIFDLRAKARRLASQHGIKLVIIDYLQLMTAGGTQKGGNREQEISTISRNLKALAKELNVPVIALSQLSRAVETRGGSKRPLLSDLRESGAIEQDADIVSFIYRPEYYKIDEWDDEERTPTQGQAEFIVAKHRNGGLENIRLKFIGNLGKFDNLDDFDSPFEFQSKMNANEDNPFITKNLPDANEAFGSSLNDGLPDEDNDVPF; this is encoded by the coding sequence ATGGAAAGAACAGAACCCTTAATAGCTCGAAAGATAGATAAATCGACTATCATCAACTTGGAACGTGGTAAAATTCCGCCTCAAGCTGTTGATTTAGAGGAGGTTGTATTGGGTGCAATGATGATTGATAAAAAAGGAGTGGATGAAGTAATAGATATCCTACATCCTGAGGTTTTTTACAAGGATGCGCACCGGCATATTTATGAAGCAATTTTCAAATTATTTGAAACTTCGGAACCGGTCGATTTATTAACCGTTTCGTCCCAATTAAAGAAAGACGGGAATTTAGAGGTAATCGGAGGGGATTTTTACCTGATAAAACTGACCCAAAAGGTAGCTTCTTCGGCGCATATCGAGTTTCATGCCCGTATAATTCTTCAAAAGTACATTCAGCGAAGTTTGATCAAGATTTCCAACGAAATAATCGAGGAGGCCTATGATGAAGGTACTGATGTTTTTGACCTTTTGGACGCAGCGGAATCCAAACTATATGATGTTACCCAGGGCAATTTAAAACGCTCTGCGGAGACGGCCCAAAATTTGGTCATTCAAGCCAAGAAACGCATCGAAGAAATCGCGAACAAGGAGGGGCTCAGTGGTATTCCATCCGGATTTGATAAAGTAGATAAGCTCACTTCTGGATGGCAACCCAGTGATTTGATTATTGTCGCGGCACGACCCGGTATGGGTAAAACGGCCCTAACGCTTTCCATGGCCAAGAATATGGCCGTCAATCACGGTATTCCCGTGGCCTTTTTTTCTTGTGAGATGTCATCCGTACAATTGATTACACGTCTGATTTCTTCGGAAACTGGGCTTTCTTCCGAAAAATTGCGTACAGGCAAGTTGGAAAAACACGAATGGGAGCAGTTAAACGTCAAGGTAAAAGCCTTGGAGACGGCCCCCCTGTTCATCGATGATACCCCTTCCTTGTCCATATTCGACCTTCGGGCCAAGGCAAGGCGACTGGCATCCCAACACGGAATTAAATTGGTCATTATCGATTATTTGCAATTAATGACAGCCGGGGGCACTCAAAAAGGTGGGAATAGGGAACAAGAAATTTCAACCATATCCCGTAACTTAAAGGCTTTGGCCAAAGAGTTGAACGTGCCCGTGATTGCACTATCCCAACTTTCGCGAGCGGTAGAAACTCGTGGTGGCAGTAAACGCCCCTTGCTTTCCGACCTTAGGGAGTCTGGAGCGATTGAGCAAGATGCCGATATCGTATCGTTTATTTACCGACCGGAATATTATAAAATCGACGAGTGGGACGATGAGGAACGTACCCCGACCCAAGGGCAGGCCGAATTTATCGTGGCCAAGCACCGAAATGGTGGTCTGGAAAATATTCGTCTGAAATTTATCGGCAACCTCGGTAAGTTTGATAATCTCGACGATTTTGATTCCCCGTTCGAATTCCAATCAAAAATGAACGCCAACGAGGATAATCCATTTATTACTAAGAATCTTCCCGATGCCAATGAGGCCTTTGGCAGCTCGCTCAATGATGGCTTGCCTGATGAGGACAACGACGTTCCCTTTTAA
- a CDS encoding acetyl-CoA carboxylase carboxyltransferase subunit alpha: MEYLDFELPIKELEEQLDKCMIIGEESDVDVTETCKQIEKKLADTRKDIYKNLTAWQRVQLSRHPNRPYTLDYINAICKDTFLELHGDRSVKDDKAMIGGLGKIGDQSYMFIGQQKGYNTKTRQYRNFGMANPEGYRKALRLMKSAEKFNLPVVCFVDTPGAYPGIEAEERGQGEAIARNIMEMTRLKVPIIVVIIGEGASGGALGIGVGDVVLMLENTWYSVISPESCSSILWRSWEYKELAAEALKLTATDMKKLKLIDEIVREPAGGAHANREKTFEIVRNKISTHFEQLEKLSPKELVDKRMDKYAKMGVFNG; this comes from the coding sequence ATGGAATATTTAGATTTTGAACTTCCCATTAAAGAGCTCGAAGAGCAATTAGATAAGTGCATGATTATTGGCGAGGAAAGTGATGTCGATGTGACCGAGACCTGCAAACAAATCGAGAAAAAGCTTGCCGATACCCGAAAGGACATTTATAAAAACCTGACCGCATGGCAGCGCGTACAGTTGTCGAGGCATCCGAATCGGCCGTATACACTGGATTATATCAATGCCATTTGCAAGGACACCTTTTTAGAACTACATGGCGACCGAAGTGTTAAGGATGATAAGGCTATGATCGGTGGTTTGGGCAAAATCGGCGACCAGAGCTATATGTTTATCGGTCAACAAAAAGGATACAATACCAAGACAAGACAATATCGCAATTTCGGAATGGCGAATCCTGAGGGATATCGGAAAGCCCTTCGTTTGATGAAGTCCGCAGAGAAGTTCAACCTTCCTGTAGTCTGTTTTGTAGATACTCCCGGAGCTTATCCAGGTATCGAAGCAGAGGAGCGGGGTCAAGGTGAAGCAATTGCGCGTAATATTATGGAAATGACACGGCTAAAGGTGCCGATTATCGTAGTGATTATAGGAGAAGGTGCTTCGGGCGGAGCCTTGGGTATCGGGGTTGGCGATGTGGTGCTAATGTTGGAAAATACTTGGTATTCAGTGATTTCCCCTGAATCGTGTTCTTCTATTTTATGGAGAAGTTGGGAGTATAAGGAATTGGCTGCCGAGGCATTGAAATTGACCGCTACCGACATGAAAAAATTAAAACTGATCGATGAAATCGTTCGTGAACCTGCGGGTGGCGCTCACGCAAATCGGGAGAAGACTTTTGAGATAGTCAGGAATAAAATTTCCACCCATTTTGAGCAACTCGAAAAGTTATCACCAAAAGAACTGGTTGACAAACGCATGGATAAATATGCCAAGATGGGTGTTTTTAACGGTTAA
- a CDS encoding DMT family transporter, giving the protein MNTKPNDYVHLHFIVFIWGFTAVLGKLITIAALPLVWYRMLIAVVLVFGFIAFKRFPLRTNRKTMLWMLTGGVLIALHWVTFFLAIKVSTVSIALATMSTGAFFTAILEPIVYKRKIIFYEILFGVLVIAGLLIIFKVETEYAYGIGIALMSSFLAAVFSLINGKLVHKARPAVISFYELGAGVLFLSIYLMATGAFDSAFFQLSNNDWMYIFILASVCTAYAFIASVKVMRHLSPYTVMLTINLEPVYGIILAFFLLGEEEKMSPLFYLGATIILVTVVANGIAKNKVKLKNHRSDSDSS; this is encoded by the coding sequence ATGAACACCAAACCAAACGACTACGTTCACCTACATTTTATAGTATTTATTTGGGGATTTACCGCTGTATTGGGTAAGCTCATTACCATTGCTGCATTGCCCTTGGTCTGGTACCGCATGTTGATCGCCGTAGTATTGGTTTTTGGTTTTATCGCGTTCAAAAGATTCCCGCTAAGAACCAACCGAAAAACCATGCTATGGATGCTTACCGGCGGTGTATTGATTGCGCTGCATTGGGTCACCTTCTTTTTGGCAATAAAGGTTTCCACGGTTTCGATTGCATTGGCAACCATGTCTACCGGTGCTTTTTTTACCGCCATTCTCGAACCGATTGTATACAAAAGAAAAATAATTTTTTACGAAATCCTTTTTGGGGTATTGGTCATCGCAGGCCTGCTTATTATTTTCAAGGTAGAGACTGAATATGCCTACGGAATCGGTATCGCGCTGATGTCCTCTTTTTTGGCAGCGGTCTTTTCGCTTATTAATGGCAAGCTGGTACACAAGGCACGCCCAGCGGTGATCTCGTTTTATGAATTGGGGGCCGGAGTGTTGTTCCTTTCCATTTACTTGATGGCGACTGGGGCATTTGACAGCGCCTTTTTTCAATTATCGAACAATGATTGGATGTATATTTTTATTTTAGCGTCCGTTTGTACGGCCTATGCCTTCATTGCTTCGGTAAAGGTTATGCGGCATCTTTCGCCTTATACCGTCATGCTCACTATTAATCTAGAACCGGTGTACGGGATTATTCTAGCGTTTTTTCTATTAGGCGAAGAAGAGAAAATGAGCCCGCTTTTTTATTTAGGCGCAACGATTATCTTGGTGACAGTGGTGGCCAATGGGATAGCGAAGAACAAAGTCAAATTAAAAAATCACCGTTCCGATAGCGATTCTTCATAA